Within Legionella birminghamensis, the genomic segment TGTTTCTGTTAATGGTTTGCATATTAAAGAAAACGGCGATTATCTCTTGAGTTTTTCCCAGGACTTGCGTGCGGATATCATCCTGAATCTGGATACCAGCTTTTTATCTGGTCTGGCCAGTTTAAACCTGGCAGTGAATACCGACACATTGATAACGGATCTTAACGATGTCCTTGACCCAATCTTGGCCCCAATCCTGGCCGGTTTGAACCTCACGGATGTGTTAAGCCCGCAACTGGATCTTCTCGGCATGAATATCTATCAATTACATCAGGATCAAAACAGCGGCACCTGGCAGTTCAGCCTTTATTTTGACGGCGTTGATCATGGCCTGGATAACGGCGGCTTAGGCAATACGGTGCTGGATTATGTAAATTCAATTAATTCCAGTCTGACAGTGCTCGACTTACAGGATCTGGGAGTATTGCATTTGAGTTCCAATGAGAATATCGATGCTATTTATGTGAATGAGCAGCATGGCGGCGCTACCATTAATGGCAGCAGTGTGGGCGATTTACTGATAGGCGATGACAATAATAATACCTTCCATGGTGGTATGGGGAATGATTTGATGATTGGCGGCAAAGGGGCGGATACCTACCAGTTTGATGCCGCTACTGTGACTCCACAAGCACCGCAGCAGGATGTCATTGCTGATTTTAAACCGGAAGAGGGTGACAAGCTTACTTTCAATAATATTTTCAACGGCTATAACTCCAATCCTTCGACACTGGGTAATTATATCAATATTTCTGTCATTAACAGTGATAACATAGGCGGGGTGAACGATACCGTGTTGAGTTTATCGGCTGATCCAGGCGGGGCAGTGGTTCAAACGATCACCCTGTTGAACTATGTACCCTCCGGTGCCGATTCTGTAGAAATGCTGCAGAACTTGTTAAATCAGGGTAGTATCGTCACTTAAAAACACGCCTGATATCCAATTATTTGATCTCAATGGGTTGCTTAGGGTTGGATGTCATCTTAAGCATAATGTCTTTTCCGATCGCTTCCAGCAGATAAATGAATAAGTTAGGCTGCCGCTCCTGTAATCGTCTTATGGCTTCATAGTCCCAATAGATGAAGTCAGCCTGCTCTTTTACTGTTACATCGGCAGTTGCAAGCTGGTTGTTAAAAAAGCTCATCTCCCCTAAAAAATGATAGGGGCCCAGTTCGATGATTTGATTCTGGAATTGCACCAGCACACTTCCCCCCGTGATCAGCAGAAGTTGTGACACGGGCTTATCTTTGATCATCAGATGGGCTGATCCAGCTTGTCCTTTCCCACTGAGTTTAATAATTTTCATGAAATCGGAAGTTGAAACATGCTTAAAAAACTTTTCTTTGATGGCCTGTAGTGTGGGGTTAAGTTCAATGGGGAACTTCTCTTTAACAATCAGAAAAATCTGGATGAAATTAACTATTAAATAGATGGCCGACCACCAGAATATGTCAGGCAGGTTATGTCTGAGACTATAATGCATATAAAGTAAGCTTGCGCAACAGGCTACGATTCTCAGATAAAGCATGTTGCGGAATAAATAGGAAAACAGTACCAGCAGTTCGGCAATATGATAACTCAGATCCATTGTTATTCTCCGATGTCCAGGATCTGATAATATCACACAAGTGGCGATGTGCAGTGGCATCAGCACGGCAATTACCTGTCCTTGTAAAAAAGCACGCCTGCTTTTAGTAGTTAACAATTGATCAAATATTGCTGAGTGTTACTATTTGCGCCCTCCCTATGCATCGCTAGCTACACAATTGTTTTCCCGCCTCGAATTCCCCGCGGCATCGACCGCGGGGCCCACACGAAGCCCATTTAATGTTAAGAACACTTGTTGATGACGACCTGTTACACCCTGTTTTGGGCAACATTGAACTTGTCTGAGAACCATGCTGCTTCAACAGGCATGGGCCCCGCGGTCAACGCCGCGGGGATTCGATTGCATTTGTGTAGATAGGCAGTAGGAAATATCAACAGACCTAATATTAATTTAATGATTTCCTGTTACTATGTTATACCAAATGACATAAATTGAGCCAAAAATGCAGCTTATTACCACAGGAAGCACAGACGAAAACGACTACAAGCAGTACCTTGATGACACCGGATTTCCCGATCTGGATCAGGATCTGGAAGATGATGTGATTAAGGTTCTCTCTTTTTTATGCAATGAAGAGAAAATGCTGGAGGGGTTGAAGCAGTTTGCCAAACAGTATTATGACTTCAAGCAGCTGGAAAACAAGGAGGGGCGTACTGATAAACATAGCTTGAGGAAATTTTTTGACGAATGGGGCAGGGACAACCATTTTAATCAGGGATCCACTGAACCAGTGCCTGCAGAGTTTCGAAGCAGCCCCGGGTTTAATTTTCCAAAATTGACCGCGGTCTTAATTGATGAGGTGAGTGCTGAGTTATTCCTTGATGTACTGTTAAAAAACGCTTACTTGTCCAGTGATCCCGGCGCCGGTGTGACTCATGGCAAGTGGTCTCATTCCATTCAATTATTTATTCTGGAAGAGGCGAGGAAATCGGGGATTTTAAAGTTAAATACTCCAACAGTGGCCGAGTTTATCACCCGAATTTCTCAAGTGAAGCCCCAAGGCACTTCTTTTACACTATGGTATGTGATTTTTGACAGTACTTTTGAAGAAACATTCACTTGTCCTGACGCAGTCGCAAGAACTTTATACGCGAATTTTGACCGCTCAAAAGAAAGTCTATTTCTAAGTAATAAATTAAAAGCTTATAAAGAGAAGGTTGAGAAGGCAAACTCTGACTATGGAAGTGAGTCTGCTGGAAGTCGATATAGTCCTTATGTGGAAAAAAGCTATGCATCAAGAATGCCAGAGTATGGTTATATTGAGGCGGACAGGACCCGAGGGTTACTATGGTTTTCGCATAAAAAAGCAGTTAATGTGCAGCCTGAAGAAGTTTCCTTGAACACGAATCAAAAAGGGATGTGAGTTTGATTTATCTTTACGCGTAAAGGAATAAATTTATCGCATAAAGCGCGTACGTCGGCACGAGGGTAAATTTTGTGAGAGTCTCTCAGGCATAAAGCGCGGGACGTAGGTGCTGATACGATGGTGAAACTTTATAAAGATCGCTCGCGAACAAGTCGTGTTAAGTATTTACAACCTCATTAAACCAGGCTAAACAAATCTTCTTTGTCATTGGCTTCTGTATCCTCCTCTTCCTCAGGGGTTGCCGCCTTAATTACTTTATCAAGGGCGGCTTCTTCTTTTGGAGTAAACAGGCTGAATTTTCCGAGAAATTGATCGAATGGTAACTTCGTTGCCAGATAGATACCAGCCAATGCCCCTAGTAGAGCACCGAAAGCAGCAACAAACAGGGCGCCTGGACCTGTTAACTGGGCCCCCATTGCCAGCCCAATGGCAAAACCCGCTAATGCCACTGAAAGAATAAAGCAGGTGATTAATAAAATTTTAACTAAAACACGAGAATACCATTTTCGCCAGCGGAAGCTGGAATCCGGATTTTCATAAAGAATTTTGGTACAGGTTTGCCGATAATATTTGATGGCAGCCAGTTTCGCAGCATTATCGCCTTTTACAAAACGCTGCAGCATATTAACCGTTTCATTTTCTATACGAAGCCGCTCTGAAATCGGTAAGTGTTTTAAAGCAGTATGCAATTCCTTAAGTGCCTTTTGCAACTCCGGGTAATCTTCACCAAGTAATGAAATAGCATAATTAACAGGTTGTTCTTCAAGATGCTGGTAAACTTTGCGCTTTAATTTCTTTATTCCTGCCGATCCTTTTGAAGGTAGATGAATGATTGGCTCAGGCTTTGCTGAGGTCACCAGGGTGTAATTAAAGCCTGATTGGCTCAACTGCGTTTTCAGTGCTTCAACATTATCGTGTAATTGATCACTTAATTGATCATATTTGGTAAGGAGCAGAAAAGTAGTCAGATTGGGTTTTGCGGCGGATAGATTGAATGCTTCAAGATTGAGGGCTTGAAAAGGGCCGCTGGAGCCGGGTGAAAATACCTCGGTCAAATCGACACAATAAATAAGAATATCAATATCCTTAATATACCGATCCCAGTCTGAAGGCTTGGCTTGTTTAAAAGAATCAACGCTTAATTCATTAATATTGAGCTTGAAGCTTGAAGATTGAACTTGTTTGGTATAAAAAAAATCAGAGGGCAGCTCTTCAGAAGAAAATGGGACATCGCGCAAATAATTAATAATTGCTGTCTTGCCTGATTTTCTATTTCCAATAACTGCGATATTGGTTTTAAAAAACATATGCCCTGATATCCTCAAATAGCTGCAGTAATATTTGTAATATTGTACACAAATTCAACTAAAGAGTCATTAATTAATTACTCATAATGATTAGACGGGTATTGATTTACTCGCAGCTAAATGAGTAAATTATCGATTTGAATCAACAGGATGTTTTTATGAAAACGAATGACTGGCCGGCAGAAGATTATGCAATTGGATCCTATGTCCAGGCCACTGTCGCACAGAGTTATCTGCAGCGACTACAATTCAAACCACAGGATAGAGTGCTGGATGTTGGCTGCGGCAATGGCAGTTTCACTGAACATCTGATCAAAATGCTTCCTGACGGTTTAATTTTGGGGGTGGATGCCTCCGAGAATATGGTTGAACTGGCTTCTAAACTCTGTGAGGTTTATCCTAATTTTTCAGTTCAGGTAATGGATATGCAATCCCTTAATTTCACTGAAGAATTCGACTACATCGTTTCGTTCTGGTGTCTACAGTGGGCCAAAGACCTAATTGCCGTCTATAACAATATGTATCGGGCGCTAAAAGAGGGTGGAAAATTATTTCTTCTTTTTCCCAGCGGAGACGATCCCTTTATCAATACAGCCGTTGCTGTGACTGAGTCCGGACAGTTTCCAGAATTAAATAATTTCATCTCTCCGGTAAACCGCAGTCAGTATAGTAATTTTAACCGATTAAATGAGAATTTAGCCAAGAATGGTTTATTTAAGAAATTCCATTTGGAAAGGAATCAGCATTCGATGCTTTTACCTTCGCTTGATATTTTTCGCAAATTTGTAAAAGGGGTGGGGTATTTTCAAGGCCAGGTTCCCCCAGCTTTAATTGATGAAATTAATGAGGCGATGGTTAGGATGTACGAAAAGGAATGTCAGGAGAAGTATCAGGGGCAGTATTATTTTAATTTTAGCCTGTATATTCTTGAGGCAGAGAAGTAACTGAACAACCGTCATTGCGAGCCCGGACAAGTAATCCAGAACGGCGCTTCATCCGGAAATTGTTCTGGGGGCTTCACTGCATTCGCAAAGACGGGATTACCTAGCAAATTTTTCCGATTGTATACGATTTTTCCCAGCTTTTTTCGCCTCATATAAGGCCTTGTCTGCGGTCGAAATAATCTCTTCTGTATTGGAGGGAACAGGAGGAATAGTCACAATACCGAAACTCAGTGTAGCCTTGTGAGCAGTTGCTTCTGCTTCAAATCGTTCCTGTATTTTACTGCAAATAAGCATTGCTTCTTCAGCGGTACTGTTGGCAAGAATGATAGCAAATTCGTCTCCCCCAATCCGAAATGATGCGTCATTAGCTCTGTTTGCAGTATTCTGAATCGTTATGGCCAGCCTTTTCAGCAGCAGGTCCCCTGATGGATGGCCGAAAGTGTCATTGATATATTTAAAATCATCAACATCCATTAATATCAAGCTACAATGATGATCGTTTCTTTTTGCGCGTCTTAACTCCTCATTAAGGCGGGTATCAAAATACCTCCTGTTATAAAGACCTGTTAAGGAATCCGTTATCGAAATACGGTGAATCTCATCAAGTGCTGCATCTTTTTCACGATTGATATTGTGCAGGCTACTAATTAAACTGTCTTTTTCCTTTCCAAGCCGAATTGTCTCCTTTAGAAGTTGTGAGGGAAACTTTGCAGTGATCATCAGCATAACAATAAAAAGGACAAACATTGTGGCCAGTATACTTTTATCCAGTATCATAAAGGAGTAATTGTACAGGACTAGAGGCAAAAACATGGGTAATAAATAGGCATAGTAGGCTGGTAAGTAAACCGAAAGCGATGCCAGGCCTCCGGCTGCCATTCCTCCTAAAACAAGCGTGATAATATTTTGATTAAATGCAGAGAAATGCTCATAGAA encodes:
- a CDS encoding class I SAM-dependent methyltransferase — encoded protein: MKTNDWPAEDYAIGSYVQATVAQSYLQRLQFKPQDRVLDVGCGNGSFTEHLIKMLPDGLILGVDASENMVELASKLCEVYPNFSVQVMDMQSLNFTEEFDYIVSFWCLQWAKDLIAVYNNMYRALKEGGKLFLLFPSGDDPFINTAVAVTESGQFPELNNFISPVNRSQYSNFNRLNENLAKNGLFKKFHLERNQHSMLLPSLDIFRKFVKGVGYFQGQVPPALIDEINEAMVRMYEKECQEKYQGQYYFNFSLYILEAEK
- a CDS encoding GTPase domain-containing protein, which gives rise to MFFKTNIAVIGNRKSGKTAIINYLRDVPFSSEELPSDFFYTKQVQSSSFKLNINELSVDSFKQAKPSDWDRYIKDIDILIYCVDLTEVFSPGSSGPFQALNLEAFNLSAAKPNLTTFLLLTKYDQLSDQLHDNVEALKTQLSQSGFNYTLVTSAKPEPIIHLPSKGSAGIKKLKRKVYQHLEEQPVNYAISLLGEDYPELQKALKELHTALKHLPISERLRIENETVNMLQRFVKGDNAAKLAAIKYYRQTCTKILYENPDSSFRWRKWYSRVLVKILLITCFILSVALAGFAIGLAMGAQLTGPGALFVAAFGALLGALAGIYLATKLPFDQFLGKFSLFTPKEEAALDKVIKAATPEEEEDTEANDKEDLFSLV
- a CDS encoding GGDEF domain-containing protein produces the protein MEKNHQIQDECFLLLLQSSLKAIPFNVFLSIIIWGYLIYRGAPISGASIWFLVIFILSVLRWIYSRQCIKSKAYIHKKQSCLITFVVLTFLMGGLWGACYIIFYEHFSAFNQNIITLVLGGMAAGGLASLSVYLPAYYAYLLPMFLPLVLYNYSFMILDKSILATMFVLFIVMLMITAKFPSQLLKETIRLGKEKDSLISSLHNINREKDAALDEIHRISITDSLTGLYNRRYFDTRLNEELRRAKRNDHHCSLILMDVDDFKYINDTFGHPSGDLLLKRLAITIQNTANRANDASFRIGGDEFAIILANSTAEEAMLICSKIQERFEAEATAHKATLSFGIVTIPPVPSNTEEIISTADKALYEAKKAGKNRIQSEKFAR
- a CDS encoding LirA/MavJ family T4SS effector, with translation MQLITTGSTDENDYKQYLDDTGFPDLDQDLEDDVIKVLSFLCNEEKMLEGLKQFAKQYYDFKQLENKEGRTDKHSLRKFFDEWGRDNHFNQGSTEPVPAEFRSSPGFNFPKLTAVLIDEVSAELFLDVLLKNAYLSSDPGAGVTHGKWSHSIQLFILEEARKSGILKLNTPTVAEFITRISQVKPQGTSFTLWYVIFDSTFEETFTCPDAVARTLYANFDRSKESLFLSNKLKAYKEKVEKANSDYGSESAGSRYSPYVEKSYASRMPEYGYIEADRTRGLLWFSHKKAVNVQPEEVSLNTNQKGM